The sequence GTGCCCAAAAAATCCGAACGGCGGGCCGTTTCGGAAAAGACGAGAGGACATGGCGCCTTGATTCAAAATCTTTTGAACAAAACGGGCATCACCCCCACTCCCCGCTTTTTTATTGTCCGCCCGCTGGCCACCTGTGCAACCGTTTCAATAGGAGGCCGGCCGGCCTGAAGGGAGGCAAAATGGAAATAACCGACGTGCGGGTGATCGTCAAGGATGAGCCAAAATTGAAAGGTTTTGCCAACGTCACGTTTGATAATGTTTTTGTGGTGCGCGGGATGAAAATCATTTCCGGGCTGGCCGGTTTTTTCGTCTCGATGCCCTCCCGCCGCCGTTCGGACGGCACATATCAGGACATCGCCCATCCCATTACCCCGGCCATGCGCAAGCAGTTGGAGGAAGCGGTTCTGAAAGCCTACCA comes from Verrucomicrobiia bacterium and encodes:
- a CDS encoding SpoVG family protein, translated to MEITDVRVIVKDEPKLKGFANVTFDNVFVVRGMKIISGLAGFFVSMPSRRRSDGTYQDIAHPITPAMRKQLEEAVLKAYQTALNSQKPYPDGSVSFPSK